A genome region from Schistocerca americana isolate TAMUIC-IGC-003095 chromosome 1, iqSchAmer2.1, whole genome shotgun sequence includes the following:
- the LOC124617721 gene encoding uncharacterized protein LOC124617721 — translation MRGAMSSSCTLLLLLVLPLSEGAPAAPGLCSPGCLCYRLPEGGRAANCSRFETARGKHTELPTDLRSLRVLPNAPGLASFLEERLAHHARHLEELYLTDNEVVGPRLRSLRVLHKLRVLDLSFCELSNTDQVASLVKRSDSLETLRLSGNPLTSLPVLVSDTLRDLDVSDCEIASVRADTFTGLKRLRRLTLARNRLTNLAADLPHSLKLLDLSGNSLTHLSPKLVATLHRVDVSGNPLHCTCALLRLREQRTGEHVAVGAGAACTGPEQLRGLSLSGARRLCESRVGSTTGTRQRRQADPLDVLEGSGGGEGDGIGEDEELDEETGDDFVDDDYDEEIGGSTGTGGADDASGTSQLGPQNVGVESALSSSSAPPVPASNEDTTRSLEDDIYEPTIPPPVPAAVDADASAQLPSETPPESGPPAAETVEGNRAESAPDETGDVDGISEVPEHKEESEPVAAGFVPDPEGESGVKEEEANTDAEDIFNEVMKNEDEAVDEDEDYDYDEETESTTDEVSVPHHVPLDNGKEGEQETAQHSNETHSSSPETVDKKETLDSSPLSPEEESDKDYEEGGEEIEEKANEVENTDDVKAVHAKVATEESTETTPAPVDTVHTNMTSEAVVPAHDVEPNLDNEEDESDIKVIGEAEGSGEGDSDDSLPLGPITDFIDTNGHDGATTTEEPDERTLLIDEEDEEETDEGDSPLVPPGADDENMIASTEDSTVTESDSKFGVLVNDTERGSSVSPQDDGEEEGSGMLFPFGGVDWDVEKTNETDEAEVTSLGPTEIHEDGLIVNRIIPLESGRQMSSSTESPLTTTTTEKPVGHGGILRLDLPKEEDVTTSEAPIHTVPPFNVEAEGVSSSTAPQGEVEERIATAPPVPAVEAVPSEEPTLPPEEPDVPLEEPALPAAETSPPPPQVLTSEVPVEPGAPEWADKEPTPGPEPDDIDQDEISEVETVMPTDDTSSNDTARVIVAGSEKPPEETPLNSAGSYVVLGIIMALVVFLLGYAVMRSRRGRQRAAAKANGKDAEAAGGQQEGRELKEISKPLLGTPAAVPAANGKGEHLQPLVTKPTDNPDLKDDDGDETVAEKPLLEPKTHIYETLNGGEKERIPVHPPSPKKSPAAASDTVPADDDAKDHIPPVPEKRRVLSRLPETAVDGPPNMYSADGLPGEVVAQPQQQQPTANGAATSPVNGLSSFAPPVSPSSGRVKVVAREDPDSVPKKPVFVVNQGPSTASGVV, via the exons ATGAGGGGCGCCATGAGCTCCTCGTGCACGCTACTCCTGCTGCTGGTGCTGCCGCTGTCGGAGGGAGCACCGGCGGCGCCAGGCCTCTGCAGTCCCGGCTGCCTCTGTTACCGCCTGCCCGAGGGCGGACGAGCCGCCAACTGCTCCCGCTTCGAGACTGCCCGCGGGAAGCACACCGAGCTGCCCACTGACCTGCGTTCGCTCCGCGTCCTTCCCAACGCTCCGGGACTGGCATCTTTCCTTGAGGAACGCCTCGCGCATCACGCTCGCCACCTCGAAGAACTGTACCTCACTGATAATGAGGTAGTCGGGCCGCGGCTGCGGTCGTTACGTGTACTACACAAGCTGCGTGTGCTGGACTTGTCTTTCTGCGAGTTGTCGAACACCGACCAGGTAGCTTCTCTGGTGAAGCGTAGCGACAGTTTGGAGACGCTACGTCTGAGTGGCAACCCGCTGACTTCACTGCCAGTGCTCGTGTCGGACACGCTGAGGGATCTGGACGTGTCCGACTGCGAAATCGCCAGCGTGCGAGCGGACACCTTCACTGGCCTGAAACGCCTACGTCGCCTCACCCTCGCGCGCAACCGTCTAACGAACTTGGCGGCGGATCTTCCACACTCCTTGAAGCTCCTTGACCTCAGCGGCAATAGTCTGACCCACTTGTCTCCCAAGCTTGTGGCGACGTTACACAGGGTGGACGTGTCGGGCAACCCGCTACATTGTACGTGTGCTTTGCTGCGGCTGCGCGAGCAACGCACGGGCGAACACGTGGCGGTTGGTGCAGGAGCTGCTTGCACTGGTCCCGAGCAGCTGCGAGGGTTGTCTCTGTCTGGAGCGCGTCGCCTCTGCGAAAGTCGCGTAGGCTCGACGACGGGGACTAGGCAGCGGCGCCAAGCAGATCCGTTGGACGTCCTGGAAGGATCTGGTGGTGGCGAGGGCGACGGAATCGGCGAGGACGAGGAGCTCGATGAGGAGACTGGAGACGACTTCGTCGACGACGACTATGACGAAGAAATTGGTGGTAGTACCGGAACGGGGGGAGCAGACGATGCATCGGGCACCTCTCAGCTTGGCCCGCAGAACGTTGGTGTCGAGAGCGCCCTTAGCTCCAGCTCAGCACCACCCGTCCCTGCGTCGAATGAGGACACCACTCGTTCCCTAGAAGACGATATCTATGAGCCCACGATACCGCCACCAGTCCCGGCGGCTGTGGACGCCGACGCTAGCGCCCAGCTTCCAAGCGAGACACCGCCAGAATCGGGCCCTCCAGCGGCGGAAACGGTGGAAGGAAATCGTGCCGAATCCGCTCCGGACGAGACGGGCGATGTCGACGGCATCAGCGAGGTACCTGAACATAAAGAAGAGTCGGAACCTGTTGCGGCTGGTTTTGTCCCAGACCCTGAGGGCGAGAGTGGCGTAAAAGAGGAGGAGGCTAATACAGATGCTGAAGACATCtttaatgaagtgatgaaaaatgaAGATGAAGCAGTGGACGAGGACGAGGACTACGACTATGACGAGGAGACAGAATCAACTACAGATGAAGTCAGTGTCCCTCACCATGTACCACTCGATAATGGAAAGGAAGGTGAACAAGAAACCGCTCAACATTCTAATGAAACTCACTCTTCATCTCCCGAAACTGTAGACAAAAAGGAAACTTTGGATTCTTCTCCACTGTCACCTGAAGAAGAATCTGATAAAGACTATGAAGAAGGTGgggaggaaattgaagaaaaagcTAATGAAGTGGAAAATACTGATGACGTGAAGGCCGTTCACGCTAAAGTAGCCACTGAGGAATCGACTGAAACAACGCCTGCGCCAGTAGATACAGTACACACAAATATGACGTCAGAGGCTGTCGTACCAGCTCATGACGTGGAACCAAACCTCGACAATGAAGAAGATGAGTCAGACATAAAAGTTATAGGTGAAGCTGAAGGTTCTGGAGAGGGTGATAGTGATGACAGTTTGCCACTGGGCCCAATTACTGATTTTATAGATACCAATGGACATGACGGGGCAACTACGACAGAAGAGCCGGATGAAAGAACGTTACTGATagatgaagaagacgaagaagaaacaGACGAAGGTGATTCGCCTCTAGTCCCTCCCGGTGCTGATGACGAGAACATGATTGCATCTACCGAAGACAGTACTGTAACTGAATCCGACAGTAAATTTGGCGTTCTGGTGAATGATACAGAGAGAGGAAGTAGCGTTAGTCCACAGGACGATGGCGAAGAAGAGGGCTCTGGTATGCTGTTCCCCTTCGGAGGAGTCGACTGGGATGTAGAGAAGACCAATGAAACTGATGAAGCTGAAGTTACCTCGCTAGGACCAACAGAAATACACGAAGATGGACTGATAGTTAACCGAATTATTCCACTAGAATCTGGGAGACAGATGTCGTCCTCCACAGAGTCTCCACTGACTACGACCACCACCGAGAAGCCAGTAGGCCACGGCGGGATCTTACGTTTAGACCTGCCTAAGGAAGAAGATGTGACAACATCAGAGGCTCCTATACACACAGTACCGCCTTTCAATGTTGAAGCTGAAGGAGTGTCTTCTTCAACAGCACCCCAAGGTGAGGTAGAGGAGCGCATAGCTACAGCCCCTCCGGTACCTGCCGTCGAAGCAGTGCCATCGGAAGAACCTACTCTCCCTCCAGAAGAACCTGATGTACCTCTGGAAGAACCTGCTCTACCTGCAGCAGAGACGTCACCTCCCCCGCCACAAGTGCTCACATCCGAAGTTCCAGTGGAGCCGGGTGCCCCGGAGTGGGCTGACAAGGAACCAACGCCTGGTCCGGAACCAGACGACATTGATCAGGATGAGATATCAGAGGTAGAAACGGTGATGCCTACAGACGACACATCGTCCAATGACACGGCCCGCGTCATCGTTGCCGGCAGTGAGAAGCCACCAGAAGAGACTCCGCTCAACTCGGCGGGGTCGTACGTTGTTCTGGGTATCATCATGGCGCTGGTCGTTTTCCTCCTTGGCTACGCCGTCATGCGCAGCCGGCGAGGTCGGCAGCGGGCGGCCGCCAAAGCCAACGGGAAGGACGCGGAGGCGGCGGGTGGTCAGCAAGAGGGTCGTGAGCTCAAGGAAATCAGCAAGCCGCTGCTGGGCACCCCGGCAGCAGTGCCTGCGGCCAACGGGAAGGGGGAGCACCTGCAGCCGCTCGTCACCAAGCCGACCGATAATCCCGACCTCAAAGAC GATGACGGAGATGAGACAGTTGCTGAGAAACCACTCCTGGAACCGAAAACTCACATCTATGAGACACTGAACGGAGGTGAGAAGGAGCGCATACCAGTGCATCCTCCTTCACCTAAGAAGAGTCCCGCAGCAGCCTCTGACACAGTTCCAGCAGATGATGACGCCAAAGACCACATTCCACCAGTGCCTGAGAAGCGGCGGGTGCTCTCCAGGCTTCCAGAGACAGCAGTGGACGGCCCACCTAACATGTACTCCGCCGATGGGCTGCCTGGTGAGGTTGTGGCACAGCCACAACAGCAGCAACCAACTGCCAATGGCGCTGCCACATCACCTGTCAATGGGCTATCCTCATTTGCTCCACCTGTGTCGCCCAGTTCTGGCCGCGTCAAAGTGGTGGCACGTGAGGACCCCGACTCGGTGCCCAAGAAGCCGGTGTTTGTGGTGAATCAAGGCCCTAGTACAGCCAGCGGTGTCGTATAG